A window of Campylobacter pinnipediorum subsp. pinnipediorum contains these coding sequences:
- the rpsQ gene encoding 30S ribosomal protein S17: MALKREIQGVVLQKAGDKTATILVERRVMHPRYHKFVKRFKKYLVHDEKNETKAGDTVVAIECRPISARKSFRLKAIVAKGVE; the protein is encoded by the coding sequence ATGGCATTAAAAAGAGAAATTCAAGGCGTAGTTTTACAAAAAGCTGGAGACAAAACAGCTACTATTTTGGTTGAAAGACGCGTTATGCATCCAAGATACCACAAATTTGTAAAGCGCTTTAAAAAATATTTAGTTCATGATGAAAAAAATGAAACAAAAGCAGGCGATACTGTTGTAGCAATAGAATGCAGACCAATTTCAGCACGCAAAAGTTTTAGATTAAAAGCTATTGTTGCAAAGGGAGTTGAATAA
- the rplE gene encoding 50S ribosomal protein L5 — MRLKEKYNESIKAALTKEFDIKNPMLIPAIEKVVISVGANDSAKDQKILQNMADTISLIAGQKAVICNAKKSVAGFKVREGYPVGIKVTLRKDRMYAFLDKLISVALPRVKDFRGLSRSGFDGRGNYNFGLNEQLMFPEVEYDKILRTHGMNITIATTAKNDKEAFKLLELFGMPFAKGK, encoded by the coding sequence ATGAGATTAAAAGAGAAATATAACGAAAGTATCAAAGCAGCTCTAACAAAAGAATTTGATATTAAAAATCCTATGCTTATTCCTGCTATAGAGAAAGTTGTTATAAGTGTTGGTGCTAATGATTCTGCAAAGGATCAAAAGATACTTCAAAATATGGCTGATACTATATCTTTGATAGCTGGACAAAAAGCTGTTATTTGTAATGCAAAAAAATCTGTTGCAGGTTTTAAGGTTCGTGAAGGTTACCCTGTTGGTATCAAGGTAACATTAAGAAAAGACCGTATGTATGCATTTTTAGATAAGCTTATAAGTGTAGCATTACCAAGAGTTAAAGACTTCCGTGGACTTTCTAGAAGTGGTTTTGATGGAAGAGGAAACTATAACTTTGGTCTTAATGAACAACTTATGTTTCCTGAAGTTGAGTATGATAAAATACTAAGAACACACGGTATGAACATAACTATAGCTACAACAGCTAAGAACGATAAAGAGGCATTCAAATTGTTAGAGTTATTTGGTATGCCATTTGCAAAAGGAAAGTAA
- the rplF gene encoding 50S ribosomal protein L6: MSRIGKQPISIPSGVDVSFENNVLKFKKGNSVKELDTKGNVEVKIENNEVVFSSKGDDRQSRAYWGTYRALTNNIIIGLTQGFTRQLEINGVGYKAAVKGKILELALGFSHLVNYELPEGIEATVERNVITLKGNDKQVIGQAAAQIRGFRPPEPYKGKGVKYLEERIIRKAGKTSKK, from the coding sequence ATGTCACGTATAGGAAAACAGCCGATATCTATCCCATCAGGTGTAGATGTTAGCTTTGAAAATAATGTCCTTAAATTTAAAAAGGGCAATAGCGTAAAAGAGCTTGATACTAAAGGTAACGTTGAAGTAAAAATAGAAAACAATGAAGTTGTTTTCTCTTCTAAGGGCGACGATAGACAAAGTAGAGCATATTGGGGAACTTATAGAGCTTTAACTAACAATATAATAATCGGACTAACTCAAGGTTTTACAAGACAACTTGAGATAAATGGTGTTGGTTATAAAGCAGCTGTAAAAGGAAAAATTCTAGAATTAGCTTTAGGTTTTTCTCACCTTGTAAATTATGAACTACCTGAGGGCATAGAAGCAACTGTTGAAAGAAACGTTATCACCTTAAAAGGAAATGATAAACAAGTTATTGGTCAAGCAGCAGCTCAAATTAGAGGTTTTAGACCACCTGAGCCATATAAAGGAAAAGGTGTTAAATATCTAGAAGAACGTATAATCCGCAAAGCGGGTAAAACATCTAAGAAGTAA
- the rplR gene encoding 50S ribosomal protein L18, which produces MTAKVLKRKLALRIKRKKRVRSKISGCEQNPRISIFKSNRTLYVQAINDVTATTIASANGKKLGIKANKEGAAIIAKEFANTLKAKGISAGVFDRNGYLYHGVVAAFADALRENGIKL; this is translated from the coding sequence ATGACAGCAAAAGTATTAAAAAGAAAACTTGCTCTTAGAATTAAGAGAAAAAAGAGGGTTAGATCTAAAATTTCAGGTTGCGAGCAAAATCCAAGAATCTCTATTTTTAAATCAAATAGAACTCTATATGTTCAAGCTATAAATGATGTAACTGCTACAACAATAGCTTCAGCTAATGGTAAAAAACTAGGAATAAAAGCAAACAAAGAAGGTGCTGCAATTATCGCTAAAGAATTTGCTAACACTTTAAAAGCAAAAGGTATTAGTGCCGGTGTATTTGACAGAAATGGCTATTTGTATCATGGTGTTGTTGCAGCATTTGCTGACGCATTAAGAGAAAATGGCATCAAGCTATAA
- a CDS encoding type Z 30S ribosomal protein S14 — protein sequence MAKKSMIAKAARKPKFKVRGYTRCQICGRPHSVYKDFGICRVCLRKMANEGLIPGLKKASW from the coding sequence ATGGCAAAAAAATCAATGATAGCAAAAGCTGCTCGCAAGCCTAAATTTAAAGTGCGCGGCTATACAAGATGTCAAATTTGCGGTCGTCCGCACTCTGTTTATAAAGATTTTGGAATTTGTCGTGTTTGCCTAAGAAAAATGGCTAATGAAGGACTAATACCAGGTCTTAAAAAAGCAAGTTGGTAA
- the rplN gene encoding 50S ribosomal protein L14: MIQSFTRLAVADNSGAKELMCIKVLGGSKRRYATLGDIIICSVKKALPNGKIKKGQVVKAVVVRTKKEVHRDNGSLIRFDENAAVILDNKREPVGTRIFGPVGREVRYANFMKIVSLAPEVL, encoded by the coding sequence ATGATTCAAAGTTTTACAAGACTTGCGGTTGCTGATAACAGCGGTGCAAAAGAATTAATGTGTATAAAAGTTTTAGGTGGTAGCAAAAGAAGATATGCGACACTTGGAGATATTATTATTTGCTCTGTAAAAAAGGCTCTTCCAAACGGTAAGATCAAAAAAGGTCAAGTTGTAAAAGCTGTTGTTGTTAGAACAAAAAAAGAGGTTCATAGAGATAATGGCTCTCTTATCAGATTTGATGAGAACGCTGCTGTTATACTTGATAACAAAAGAGAACCTGTTGGAACACGTATATTTGGACCTGTTGGCCGTGAAGTTAGATATGCTAACTTTATGAAAATTGTTTCACTAGCACCGGAGGTTCTATAA
- the rplX gene encoding 50S ribosomal protein L24 codes for MANVKFKIKKGDTVKVIAGDDKGKTGKVLSVIAKKGQVIVEGCKIAKKAIKPSEKTPNGGHINKEMPIDISNVAKVEE; via the coding sequence ATGGCAAATGTTAAATTTAAAATCAAAAAAGGTGACACTGTAAAAGTTATAGCTGGCGACGACAAAGGAAAAACAGGTAAAGTTTTATCTGTTATTGCTAAAAAAGGTCAAGTTATAGTTGAAGGTTGCAAAATTGCAAAAAAAGCTATAAAGCCAAGCGAAAAAACTCCAAATGGTGGACATATCAATAAAGAGATGCCAATAGATATCTCAAATGTTGCGAAAGTTGAGGAGTAA
- the map gene encoding type I methionyl aminopeptidase produces the protein MAIGLKRPNEIEKLRAANEIVARTLDYIAEFIKPGVSLLEIDKVCEDMIRSSGAKPAFKGLYGFPNTACISLNEVVIHGIPDNTILKEGDIVGVDLGSNLDGYFGDSARTFPVGTISKKDEELIACSKDALYFAIDYIKAGMHFKELSYELEKFILGRGFVPLRGFCGHGIGKRPHEEPEIPNYLEGNNPKAGPKIKNGMVFCLEPMICQLDGTPVIGKDKWKVTSKDGLNTSHYEHCVAVVNGKAEILSQV, from the coding sequence ATGGCAATCGGTTTAAAAAGACCTAATGAGATTGAAAAGCTTAGAGCGGCAAATGAAATTGTCGCTCGAACTTTAGACTATATAGCAGAGTTTATCAAGCCAGGTGTATCACTTCTTGAGATAGACAAGGTGTGTGAAGATATGATAAGATCATCTGGAGCAAAACCAGCTTTTAAAGGGCTTTATGGTTTTCCAAATACAGCTTGTATAAGTTTAAACGAAGTAGTAATACACGGCATACCAGATAATACAATACTAAAAGAGGGCGACATAGTAGGTGTTGATCTTGGCTCAAATTTAGATGGCTATTTTGGAGATAGCGCTAGGACTTTTCCTGTTGGGACTATATCTAAAAAAGATGAAGAGCTTATAGCATGCAGCAAAGATGCACTTTATTTTGCTATTGATTATATCAAAGCTGGAATGCACTTTAAAGAGCTATCCTATGAGCTAGAAAAATTTATACTCGGTCGTGGATTTGTTCCATTACGTGGTTTTTGCGGACACGGTATAGGAAAACGCCCACATGAAGAGCCAGAGATACCAAACTATCTTGAAGGAAACAACCCAAAAGCCGGACCAAAGATAAAAAATGGCATGGTATTTTGTTTAGAGCCTATGATATGTCAGCTAGATGGCACACCAGTTATAGGTAAAGACAAATGGAAAGTAACATCAAAAGATGGTCTAAATACTAGCCACTACGAACACTGTGTAGCTGTTGTAAATGGCAAAGCAGAAATTTTAAGCCAAGTATAG
- the secY gene encoding preprotein translocase subunit SecY, with protein MNKALTNKILITLAFLFAYRILAYVPVPGVNVDVIKDFFNSNSSNALGLFNMFSGKAAERLSIISLGIMPYITASIIMELLAATFPNLAKLKKERDGMQKYMQIIRYATIVITIVQAIGVSVGLQSLNGQNGEQAIMIDMNLFIAIAAASMLTGTMLLMWIGEQITQRGIGNGISLIIFAGIVSGIPSAISGTINLVNTGEMNFLAVIGIFLIVLLTIGIIIFVEMGERRIPISYSRKVVMQNQNKRIMNYIPIKVNLSGVIPPIFASAILMFPSTIMQASTNSYVQAVYDFLNPNSYVFNFLTFLFILFFAYFYASITFNTKDISENLKRQGGFIPGVRPGENTAHYLNEVASRLTFSGAIYLGLISTLPWVLVKFMGVPFYFGGTSVLIVVSVALDTMRRIEAQIYMNKYQTLSAVGL; from the coding sequence ATGAATAAAGCATTGACCAACAAGATATTAATCACGTTGGCATTTTTATTTGCATATAGGATACTGGCTTATGTGCCAGTTCCTGGCGTTAATGTAGATGTGATTAAAGATTTTTTTAACTCAAACAGCAGTAACGCACTAGGTTTATTTAATATGTTTAGCGGTAAAGCCGCTGAGCGTCTTAGTATTATATCTCTTGGAATTATGCCATACATCACAGCTTCAATTATCATGGAGCTATTAGCAGCTACTTTCCCAAATTTGGCTAAGCTAAAAAAAGAGCGTGATGGTATGCAAAAATACATGCAAATCATTAGATATGCAACTATAGTTATAACAATCGTTCAAGCTATTGGTGTTAGTGTAGGGCTACAAAGTCTTAACGGACAAAATGGCGAACAAGCTATTATGATAGATATGAACTTATTTATAGCGATAGCGGCTGCTTCTATGCTTACTGGAACAATGCTTCTTATGTGGATAGGTGAGCAAATAACACAAAGAGGTATAGGAAACGGTATAAGCTTGATAATTTTTGCTGGTATAGTTTCTGGAATTCCAAGTGCGATAAGTGGAACTATAAACTTAGTAAATACCGGCGAGATGAATTTCTTAGCTGTTATAGGTATTTTCCTAATTGTTTTATTAACTATAGGTATTATTATCTTTGTTGAAATGGGAGAGAGACGTATTCCTATCTCATATTCACGTAAAGTAGTAATGCAAAATCAAAACAAGAGAATAATGAACTATATACCTATAAAAGTCAATTTAAGTGGTGTTATTCCACCTATTTTTGCTAGTGCGATTTTGATGTTTCCAAGCACAATAATGCAAGCAAGTACAAATTCATACGTTCAAGCGGTTTATGACTTTTTAAACCCAAATAGCTATGTATTTAACTTTTTAACATTTTTATTTATATTGTTTTTCGCATATTTTTATGCTTCTATAACCTTTAACACAAAAGATATAAGTGAGAATTTAAAAAGACAAGGTGGTTTTATACCTGGTGTTAGACCCGGAGAAAATACAGCACATTATCTAAATGAAGTTGCTAGTAGGCTTACTTTTAGTGGTGCTATTTATTTAGGTTTGATATCTACATTGCCTTGGGTATTGGTTAAATTTATGGGTGTTCCATTTTATTTTGGAGGTACTTCTGTGCTAATTGTTGTTTCTGTTGCGCTTGACACAATGAGACGTATAGAGGCTCAAATTTATATGAATAAATATCAAACTTTAAGTGCGGTAGGCTTATAA
- the rplO gene encoding 50S ribosomal protein L15 yields the protein MALEKLTPAPGSTREIKRLGRGQGSGQGKTAGKGHKGQRARKGYNEKRGFEGGQQPLQRRLPKVGFTSKFEKPYAINVEKITAIKELSEITIATIASVHKISKSVNKIKLIGASAKDLASKVKDSNVIVSGQK from the coding sequence ATGGCATTAGAAAAATTAACCCCAGCACCAGGCTCAACAAGAGAAATCAAAAGATTGGGTCGTGGTCAAGGAAGTGGACAAGGCAAAACAGCTGGTAAAGGTCACAAAGGTCAAAGAGCAAGAAAAGGTTATAATGAGAAGCGTGGTTTTGAGGGTGGACAACAACCTCTTCAAAGACGTCTTCCTAAAGTAGGCTTTACTTCAAAATTTGAAAAACCTTACGCTATAAATGTTGAAAAAATAACAGCTATAAAAGAGTTAAGTGAAATTACTATAGCTACTATAGCTTCTGTTCATAAAATTTCAAAAAGCGTAAATAAAATCAAACTTATCGGAGCTAGTGCAAAAGATCTTGCTTCAAAAGTAAAAGACAGTAACGTTATCGTTAGCGGACAAAAGTAA
- a CDS encoding methyl-accepting chemotaxis protein yields the protein MIIISAISIIILMIIMWTYSKTLGKRMFNIGEDLKSFFDYLNYKIAKPNFVEVSSNDEIGQMGTLINENIKQIQDGKTQENNFIQQANHFVDKIKDGDFTATLDANTNNPALNQLKQTFKELQEALQEAIAKDGQDVLRLLDSYKRQDFTSRLDDEGRMASGVNLLGEEITNMLKNNLKQAETLQQKAQILSSSMDELTNGANSQASSLQESAAAVEEMSSSMNAISQKTQDVIRQSEEIKNIITIIRDIADQTNLLALNAAIEAARAGEHGRGFAVVADEVRKLAERTQKSLGEIEANTNVLAQSINEMSESIKEQAEGINMINKSVSEVDMLTQQNVKIANNTNQITLEVDGMAKTIVEDVRKKKF from the coding sequence ATGATAATAATATCCGCTATATCTATAATAATTTTAATGATAATCATGTGGACATACTCAAAAACATTGGGCAAAAGAATGTTTAATATAGGTGAGGATTTAAAAAGCTTTTTTGATTATCTAAATTACAAAATAGCTAAACCTAACTTTGTTGAGGTTTCATCAAATGATGAAATAGGTCAAATGGGAACACTAATAAATGAAAATATCAAACAAATCCAAGATGGTAAAACACAAGAAAACAACTTTATCCAACAAGCAAATCACTTTGTTGATAAGATAAAAGATGGTGATTTTACAGCTACATTAGATGCTAATACAAATAACCCAGCACTTAATCAATTAAAACAAACATTTAAAGAGCTTCAAGAAGCATTGCAAGAAGCAATAGCAAAAGATGGTCAAGATGTATTAAGATTACTTGATTCATATAAAAGACAAGACTTTACATCAAGACTTGATGATGAAGGTAGAATGGCTAGTGGTGTAAATTTACTTGGTGAAGAAATAACAAATATGCTTAAAAACAATCTAAAACAAGCAGAAACACTACAACAAAAAGCTCAAATACTATCAAGCTCTATGGATGAATTAACAAATGGAGCAAACTCACAAGCAAGTTCTTTACAAGAGAGTGCAGCAGCAGTAGAAGAGATGAGCAGTTCAATGAATGCAATATCTCAAAAAACACAAGATGTTATAAGACAATCAGAAGAGATTAAAAACATAATAACAATAATAAGAGATATAGCAGATCAAACAAATCTATTAGCACTTAATGCAGCTATAGAAGCAGCAAGAGCAGGAGAACATGGTAGAGGCTTTGCAGTTGTTGCTGATGAAGTAAGAAAACTAGCAGAAAGAACTCAAAAATCATTAGGAGAGATAGAAGCAAATACAAATGTATTAGCTCAATCAATAAATGAAATGAGTGAGTCTATAAAAGAGCAAGCAGAAGGTATTAATATGATTAATAAATCTGTTTCAGAAGTAGATATGCTAACTCAACAAAATGTTAAAATAGCAAACAACACAAATCAAATTACATTAGAAGTAGATGGTATGGCTAAGACTATAGTTGAAGATGTAAGGAAGAAGAAGTTTTAG
- the rpsH gene encoding 30S ribosomal protein S8: MLNDLIADGLTRIRNAAMRKLETAKLLHSKVVEATLNVLAQKGYIESFNVVEEDNKKFINVVLKYDEYGRSVINELKRVSTPGRRVYQGKDDIKRFKNGYGTIVVSTSKGVMSGIEAHKAGVGGEIICTVW, translated from the coding sequence ATGTTAAATGATTTAATAGCAGACGGACTAACACGCATAAGAAATGCTGCAATGAGAAAGCTTGAAACTGCTAAGCTTTTACACTCTAAAGTTGTTGAGGCTACTTTAAATGTTTTGGCGCAAAAAGGTTATATTGAAAGCTTTAACGTTGTTGAAGAAGACAATAAGAAATTTATAAATGTTGTGTTAAAATACGATGAGTATGGCAGAAGTGTAATAAACGAGCTAAAAAGAGTTTCTACACCAGGACGTAGAGTATATCAAGGTAAAGATGATATAAAACGTTTTAAAAATGGTTACGGAACTATCGTAGTTAGTACTAGCAAAGGCGTTATGAGTGGTATAGAAGCTCACAAAGCTGGCGTTGGTGGCGAAATCATCTGCACAGTTTGGTAA
- a CDS encoding methyl-accepting chemotaxis protein, translated as MDTLKMVYHPNPNYIMSNDPTLLNLTKHFIDEYQQNKEEAFNYTFNGVNKIGACQAYKQANWLICSGNALSDYDTELNGVITHQAIFSIIFIIVIVAILLYTVNYFLKPISSISAGLASFFQFLNYEIKEPIRTNVSSQDEFGEMATMINENIAKIQDGKTQENNFIQQANHFVDKIKDGDFTATLDANTNNPALNQLKQTFKELQEALQEAIAKDGQDVLRLLDSYKRQDFTSRLDDEGRMASGVNLLGEEITNMLKNNLKQAETLQQKAQILSSSMDELTNGANSQASSLQESAAAVEEMSSSMNAISQKTQDVIRQSEEIKNIITIIRDIADQTNLLALNAAIEAARAGEHGRGFAVVADEVRKLAERTQKSLGEIEANTNVLAQSINEMSESIKEQAEGINMINKSVSEVDMLTQQNVKIANNTNQITLEVDGMAKTIVEDVRKKKF; from the coding sequence ATGGATACTTTAAAAATGGTTTATCACCCAAACCCTAACTATATAATGTCCAATGATCCTACTCTTTTAAATTTAACAAAACATTTTATAGATGAATATCAGCAAAACAAAGAAGAGGCATTTAACTACACCTTCAACGGAGTAAATAAAATAGGTGCATGTCAAGCATATAAACAGGCTAATTGGTTAATTTGTTCTGGTAATGCATTGTCTGATTATGATACAGAGCTAAATGGAGTGATTACTCACCAAGCTATATTTTCTATTATTTTCATAATAGTTATAGTTGCTATATTGCTTTATACGGTCAATTATTTTTTAAAGCCTATATCTTCTATAAGTGCTGGTTTGGCTTCATTTTTTCAATTTCTAAATTATGAAATAAAAGAGCCTATAAGAACAAATGTTTCTTCACAAGACGAATTTGGCGAAATGGCAACAATGATAAACGAAAACATAGCTAAAATCCAAGATGGTAAAACACAAGAAAACAACTTTATCCAACAAGCAAATCACTTTGTTGATAAGATAAAAGATGGTGATTTTACAGCTACATTAGATGCTAATACAAATAACCCAGCACTTAATCAATTAAAACAAACATTTAAAGAGCTTCAAGAAGCATTGCAAGAAGCAATAGCAAAAGATGGTCAAGATGTATTAAGATTACTTGATTCATATAAAAGACAAGACTTTACATCAAGACTTGATGATGAAGGTAGAATGGCTAGTGGTGTAAATTTACTTGGTGAAGAAATAACAAATATGCTTAAAAACAATCTAAAACAAGCAGAAACACTACAACAAAAAGCTCAAATACTATCAAGCTCTATGGATGAATTAACAAATGGAGCAAACTCACAAGCAAGTTCTTTACAAGAGAGTGCAGCAGCAGTAGAAGAGATGAGCAGTTCAATGAATGCAATATCTCAAAAAACACAAGATGTTATAAGACAATCAGAAGAGATTAAAAACATAATAACAATAATAAGAGATATAGCAGATCAAACAAATCTATTAGCACTTAATGCAGCTATAGAAGCAGCAAGAGCAGGAGAACATGGTAGAGGCTTTGCAGTTGTTGCTGATGAAGTAAGGAAACTAGCAGAAAGAACTCAAAAATCATTAGGAGAGATAGAAGCAAATACAAATGTATTAGCTCAATCGATAAATGAAATGAGTGAATCTATAAAAGAACAAGCAGAAGGTATTAATATGATTAATAAATCTGTTTCAGAAGTAGATATGCTAACTCAACAAAATGTTAAAATAGCAAACAACACAAATCAAATTACATTAGAAGTAGATGGTATGGCTAAGACTATAGTTGAAGATGTAAGGAAGAAGAAGTTTTAA
- the rpsE gene encoding 30S ribosomal protein S5 produces MQKYNKEEFEEVIVDIGRVTKVVKGGRRFRFTALVVVGNRNGLVGFGYGKAKEVPDAMRKAIDDAFKNIINVKLKGSTIPHDIEVKYNASRVLLRPASEGTGVIAGGSTRPILELAGVKDILTKSLGSNNSANVVRATIKALSMLKG; encoded by the coding sequence ATGCAAAAGTATAATAAAGAAGAATTCGAAGAAGTAATTGTTGATATCGGAAGGGTTACAAAGGTTGTAAAAGGTGGACGTAGATTCAGATTTACAGCGCTTGTTGTAGTTGGAAATAGAAATGGCTTGGTTGGCTTTGGATATGGTAAAGCAAAAGAAGTTCCTGATGCTATGCGTAAAGCTATAGATGATGCATTTAAAAACATTATCAATGTTAAGCTAAAGGGTTCTACTATACCTCACGATATTGAAGTTAAATATAACGCTAGCCGTGTTTTATTACGTCCAGCTAGTGAAGGTACTGGTGTTATAGCTGGTGGTAGTACTCGTCCTATCTTAGAACTTGCTGGCGTTAAGGATATTTTAACTAAATCTCTGGGCTCAAACAACTCTGCAAACGTTGTTCGTGCTACTATAAAAGCACTTAGCATGCTTAAAGGATAA